In one window of Pieris brassicae chromosome 10, ilPieBrab1.1, whole genome shotgun sequence DNA:
- the LOC123715356 gene encoding uncharacterized protein LOC123715356 isoform X1: protein MISFFDIAHCPVIHSRAIMSDAEQTLRNILDKELDERGLKPRDVTIKAISSGGANYTSSLFLVDVKSPKEDLKLFAKVANSTGAIRDIAEGWMYKTERLVYTKIAKLYEDLQVQIPEEEKLKFPKFYGCNNVSGKETVVMENLLASGYNPFNRLKSLDWQHGSASVEYLAKFHALSFALAKNSPEEFEKLSHMKYEIGNQEFDEETMGAIWKKIMNNMLEVIKDDQKEKVLKYFESMPTMNTYTKPIGKPVLCHGDFRSSNILFKTTDDKVQAIAVDFQTVYAGCPATDLVYLIFLGSDEEFRAEYYEKLLDHYYNSLSKMMEWLSIDSTEVYPREEFDRDMKENLPYAILIGATILPTVVVEEDAAPELGNFDYNQFVISPNEIFAKRFRGIVNDCIRWNVI, encoded by the exons ATGATATCATTTTTTGACATCGCCCATTGTCCAGTTATTCATAGTCGAGCAATAATGTCGGACGCGGAACAAACTTTGCGCAATATTTTGGACAAAGAGCTGGACGAGCGTGGGTTGAAGCCCCGAGATGTAACAATCAAAGCTATTTCCTCAGGTGGAGCCAATTATACCTCAAGTCTCTTCCTTGTGGACGTCAAATCACCTAAGGaagatttgaaattatttgccAAAGTTGCTAACTCCACTGGTGCAATAAGAGACATAGCCGAAGGCTGGATGTATAAAACCGAACGACTGGTATACACAAAAATAGCAAAACTTTATGAGGATCTACAAGTTCAAATCCCAGAAGAGGAGAAATTGAAGTTTCCTAAATTCTATGGGTGCAATAATGTTTCTGGAAAAGAAACTGTGGTAATGGAAAATCTTTTAGCTTCCGGATATAACCCATTTAATAGACTTAAATCTTTGGATTGGCAGCACGGATCTGCTAGCGTCGAATACCTTGCTAAATTCCATGCTTTATCGTTTGCTTTGGCGAAAAACTCTCCCGAGGAGttcgaaaaattatcacaCATGAAGTATGAAATAGGGAACCAGGAATTTGATGAAGAAACAATGGGAGctatttggaaaaaaattatgaacaaTATGCTTGAAGTTATTAAAGATGATCAGAaggaaaaagttttaaaatatttcgaatCTATGCCCACTATGAATACATATACTAAACCTATTGGCAAACCGGTACTTTGTCATGGAGATTTCAGATCTAGCAATATACTGTTTAAAACAACG GACGACAAAGTACAAGCGATTGCAGTGGACTTCCAGACTGTGTACGCAGGTTGTCCGGCCACCGATCTGGTGTATCTAATCTTCCTTGGCTCCGACGAGGAGTTCAGAGCTGAATACTACGAGAAGTTACTCGACCATTACTACAACAGTCTGTCCAAGATGATGGAATGGCTTTCTATCGACTCCACTGAGGTTTATCCGAGAGAAGAGTTCGATAGAGACATGAAAGAG AATCTACCATACGCAATACTCATCGGTGCCACAATCCTTCCAACAGTGGTCGTAGAAGAAGACGCTGCACCCGAACTTGGAAACTTTGATTATAATCAATTCGTAATATCACCGAATGAAATATTTGCTAAGAGATTCCGTGGTATTGTTAATGATTGTATACGCTGGaatgtcatttaa
- the LOC123715455 gene encoding uncharacterized protein LOC123715455, which yields MDKYLRPERFDIDPSDSSSTRAWIHWRKTFESFISVQKPTASETDAQSVPSSEWDSIKFQLLVNHISPNIYTYISEATNYEEAITILQKLYVKPKNLIFARHMLATRKQRPEEGIDTYLQALKLLSKDCDFAAVNAETNKNDSVRDAFISGISSHKIRQRLLENLTLTLDQAYNQALSLETAEINSQSFNTVSLNAVAPKAPTLQTVHDEPCSSVNNPRRRKCFFCGGQIHPRKNCPAFEKTCQLCNKKGHFATVCRSSSKATNSVVGTEDLSACITAASPSSLRKATVPAYIRGIRAEALLDTGSSISFINDSFARLCGLKRKSCNQTISMASLNHTSQVEGQTLQTLKIGNHKYDNVNLLIVKNLCADIIIGHDILEEHSSLEFSFGGPKHPLQVCNVTEASVPAVPLFANVSPNCKPIAIKSRRHSKEDSEFITEEIRNLIAEGVIEESKSPWRAQVLITKSETHRKRLVIDYSQTINRYTELDAYPLPNIEDLVSKVAKNKFFSLIDLKSAYHQVPILPKERKFTAFEALGNLYQFRRIPFGVTNGVSSFQRTIDWIIRKEKLQKTYAYIDDITICGQALEEHDRNLENFMNAAKKYGLTLSIQKCKFSQESINILGYNIQNYIIKPDSERLKPLINLPPPSDVPTLRRTLGMFAHYSKWIPNFSERIHSIANTTTFPLTSEQIKCFEGLKNDIAKSSIRAIDVNIPFTVETDASDHSIAAILTQNSRPVAFYSRTLNSSEQNHSAIEKEAYAIVESLKKWRHFLIGRHFKLVTDQRSVSFMFNMKHSSKIKNEKIQRWRLELAAFKYDIIYRPGKENYAADALSRVCATVETRTAKLFSLHEALCHPGVTRMFHWVRSKNLPYSIEEVRTMTKSCRTCSEVKPRFFRNTFNDQRKLVKATAAFERLSIDFKGPVPTNNNNKFILTVIDEFSRFPFAFPCSDVSSKTVIKHLNNLFMIFGMPSYVHSDRGTAFLSVEVQEFLHVRGIATSRTTAYNPQGNGQVEKLNSTLWKTILLALKTKNLSVENWEQVLPQALHSIRSLLCTAINCTPHERMFRHPRRSTNGTSVPSWLTNSGQVLMKKFNRTNKYQPLVEEVELIHSNPDFSYIRFPDGRETTVSNRHLAPLGSEGVDLRINNEHTPDYDNVAEPLPETEDQNLEIPPSNETGPVVFENSRELATELPSSPQPEPTVRRSDRVRKTPEFLKDYVLN from the coding sequence ATGGATAAATATCTTCGCCCTGAAAGATTTGATATCGACCCGTCAGATAGCTCTAGTACGAGAGCTTGGATACACTGGCGTAAGACTTTCGAAAGCTTCATTTCCGTGCAGAAACCGACCGCTTCAGAAACAGATGCACAGTCGGTTCCTTCGTCAGAATGGGACAGCATAAAGTTTCAGCTTTTGGTAAATCATATATCaccaaatatttatacatatataagcGAAGCCACGAACTACGAAGAAGCGATCACAATACTGCAAAAACTTTATGTAAAACcgaaaaatctaatatttgcAAGGCACATGTTAGCAACAAGGAAACAACGACCAGAAGAAGGTATTGACACATATTTACAAGCTTTAAAACTGCTTTCTAAAGATTGTGACTTTGCGGCTGTTAATgcagaaacaaataaaaacgatAGCGTGCGTGATGCATTCATATCCGGTATATCATCGCATAAAATCAGACAAAGGCTTTTAGAAAACTTAACTCTAACACTTGATCAAGCTTACAACCAAGCACTCTCTCTAGAAACTGCAGAAATCAACTCTCAAAGCTTCAATACTGTATCTTTAAATGCTGTTGCTCCAAAAGCACCAACATTACAAACTGTGCACGACGAGCCCTGCTCTTCTGTTAATAATCCTCGACGACGAAAATGTTTCTTTTGTGGGGGACAAATACATCCTCGCAAGAACTGCCCTGCATTTGAAAAGACTTGTCAGCTCTGCAACAAGAAGGGGCACTTTGCCACTGTGTGCAGAAGCTCTTCCAAAGCTACAAACTCTGTGGTAGGTACTGAAGATCTTTCCGCTTGTATCACAGCAGCGTCACCTTCTTCACTACGTAAAGCTACTGTACCTGCTTATATTCGAGGAATAAGAGCAGAAGCACTTCTCGACACCGGCAGCTCCATCAGTTTTATAAATGACAGCTTTGCAAGACTATGCgggttaaaaagaaaatcctgCAATCAGACAATTTCTATGGCCTCTCTTAATCATACTTCACAAGTGGAAGGCCAAACTTTGCAAACCCTGAAAATCGGAAATcataaatatgataatgtGAATCTTCTTATCGTGAAAAATCTTTGTGCTGACATTATTATCGGCCATGACATCCTCGAAGAACATTCATCGCTAGAGTTCTCTTTTGGTGGGCCAAAACATCCACTTCAAGTATGTAACGTAACGGAAGCATCAGTACCAGCTGTACCACTTTTTGCGAATGTATCTCCCAACTGCAAACCTATTGCTATTAAGTCTCGAAGGCACAGCAAAGAGGATAgtgaatttattacagaaGAGATCAGAAACCTTATAGCAGAGGGCGTGATAGAAGAAAGTAAATCACCGTGGAGGGCCCAAGTACTAATAACAAAAAGCGAAACTCATAGAAAACGCCTTGTGATTGATTACTCTCAGACAATTAATCGTTACACAGAACTCGACGCGTACCCTTTACCAAACATTGAGGACTTAGTTTCGAAAGTGGCaaagaataaatttttcaGCCTTATAGACCTGAAAAGCGCGTACCATCAAGTGCCTATACTACCCAAAGAAAGGAAATTTACAGCTTTTGAAGCGCTGGGAAATTTGTACCAGTTCAGGCGTATTCCTTTTGGAGTAACAAATGGTGTTTCGAGCTTCCAACGAACAATCGATTGGATAATAAGAAAAGAGAAGCTTCAAAAAACATATGCGTATATTGATGATATAACTATTTGTGGCCAGGCTCTTGAAGAACACGATCGTAACttagaaaattttatgaatgCCGCAAAGAAATACGGTTTAACACTgagtatacaaaaatgtaaattttctcAGGAGTCAATTAATATACTAGGctataatattcaaaactatataattaaacctGACAGTGAGCGACTCAAGCCACTGATTAATTTACCTCCACCAAGCGATGTACCTACCTTAAGAAGGACACTCGGCATGTTCGCACATTATTCTAAGTGGATTCCAAACTTTTCTGAACGGATCCACTCAATTGCTAATACAACAACTTTTCCGCTCACAAGCGAGCAAATTAAATGTTTCGAAGGCTTGAAAAATGATATCGCAAAGTCTTCTATACGTGCAATTGATGTAAATATACCCTTTACAGTCGAAACTGACGCTTCCGATCATTCTATTGCAGCAATACTTACGCAAAATTCTAGACCAGTGGCGTTTTACTCAAGAACATTAAATTCAAGCGAACAAAACCATTCTGCCATTGAAAAAGAAGCATACGCCATTGTGGAATCATTAAAGAAATGGAGACATTTCCTTATCGGTAGACACTTTAAGTTAGTAACTGACCAACGCTCGGtttcttttatgtttaatatgaaacattcaagtaaaataaagaatgaaAAGATTCAAAGATGGCGACTGGAACTTGCTGCTTTCAAATACGATATTATATACAGACCGGGGAAAGAGAACTATGCTGCTGATGCGCTATCCCGAGTTTGTGCGACTGTAGAAACACGTACTGCAAAACTTTTCTCGCTGCACGAGGCTCTTTGTCATCCAGGGGTAACGAGAATGTTTCACTGGGTTCGCTCTAAAAACCTTCCCTACTCCATTGAAGAAGTCAGAACAATGACAAAATCTTGTCGAACCTGCTCTGAAGTAAAACCTAGATTCTTTCGAAATACCTTTAATGACCAGAGGAAACTTGTTAAAGCGACGGCTGCTTTTGAACGCCTTAGCATAGATTTTAAAGGACCAGTTccaacaaacaataataacaaattcatACTTACCGTGATTGACGAATTTTCACGTTTCCCGTTTGCTTTCCCATGCTCAGATGTAAGCTCGAAAACAGTGATTAAACACCTTAACAACTTGTTTATGATATTCGGCATGCCTTCTTACGTTCATTCAGATCGCGGAACAGCATTTCTTTCCGTCGAAGTACAAGAATTTTTACATGTTCGAGGTATTGCCACTAGTAGAACTACAGCTTATAATCCTCAAGGTAACGGTCAAGTAGAAAAATTGAATTCTACTCTTTGGAAAACGATTCTTTTGGCGCTGAAGACGAAAAATCTTTCGGTAGAAAATTGGGAGCAAGTATTGCCACAAGCCTTACATTCAATTCGATCATTACTTTGTACAGCCATAAATTGCACTCCACATGAAAGAATGTTTAGACACCCACGAAGATCTACTAACGGCACTTCTGTTCCATCGTGGCTTACAAATTCTGGACAAGTCTTGATGAAGAAATTTAatcgtacaaataaatatcaacCATTAGTAGAAGAGGTTGAATTGATACACAGCAATCCTGACTTTTCATACATTCGGTTCCCAGATGGCCGAGAAACAACGGTGTCGAATCGACATCTAGCACCATTGGGTTCAGAAGGGGTAGATCTGCgaataaataatgaacatACTCCTGATTATGATAACGTCGCAGAACCACTTCCAGAAACAGAAGATCAAAACTTGGAAATTCCTCCATCTAATGAAACGGGACCTGTGGTATTTGAAAATAGCAGAGAGCTAGCGACCGAGTTACCGTCATCACCACAGCCGGAGCCAACAGTTCGTAGATCTGACCGCGTTCGTAAAACACcggaatttttaaaagattatgttttaaattag
- the LOC123715456 gene encoding O-acyltransferase like protein-like isoform X1 translates to MFFKACIFALFLRANAVIYKLNDTEYDRMPSLYELDNYEKCLRSDGLYCVVKITLSASPDNQLMRMIQEYSEARIHYNHTYIDWGICVSSRCKNYDLKGDTRLSIEKCLNQSFYNEHRLEAKITVHYCNNSKERHQYDFGDWIFGFVLAFIISLNILATLYDIRLRIFNNEIGNQYLLGFSIIRNWGLLVAHHNDPNFNKFVSIHGIRTILSFGMVLGHTMFIFCSGFVDNPEALEQAYQTPFSYIIFNGPMVIQTYFIISGCLFSYTLAVNPHWLKSFFVPILYRWCRLTPGLALLLGFITTWYRHLGTGPLWNFYVSPVVNDCKQYWWSHILYFNNYIKEYCNIQTWYLAADFQMYAIALILFIATRNRGRIFAIFLLFFIGCAGPVLHDWLQDINGVFITYPEVYRTFSDDSFAVVYVSFYNNLCCFSMGLILGLLTFNANKYKIYFSKHKRILTPLFWTLCLLVLLLFMSGYFLYPNGERPSLHIRIAYSALHRPILGAIMFIGITMIIFKVEDNFRAFIEWPGWRVPSRLTYGVFLVHICIIHYIQGTRTQLYNISIFNVIIMHLGVVWMSYLFALPIYLMVKKPMSNITKLCLLYASTRFLVNKKK, encoded by the exons ATGTTTTTCAAGGCGTGTATTTTCGCTTTGTTTTTGAGAGCAAATGcagttatttataagttaaatg atactGAATATGACCGCATGCCCTCCCTTTACGAGCTCGATAACTATGAGAAATGCCTAAGATCAGATGGACTATACTGTGTTGTCAAAATAACGTTGTCCGCTTCACCAGATAATCAGCTGATGCGCATGATTCAA gaatACTCAGAAGCACGTATTCATTACAACCACACTTACATAGATTGGGGTATATGCGTCTCCAGCAGatgtaaaaattatgatttaaaaggAGATACACGACTGAGCATTGAAAAATGTCTTAATCaatcattttataatgaacATAGATTAGAGGCAAAAATAACAGTTCACTATTGTAATAATTCTAAAGAAAGACATCAGTATGACTTCGGAGATTGGATTTTTGGCTTCGTTCTTGCTTTCATTATTTCGTTAAACATATTAGCTACATTATATGACATTCGTTTACGAATATTTAACAATGAAATCG GTAATCAATATTTGTTAGGATTTTCAATAATAAGGAACTGGGGGCTTTTGGTGGCGCATCACAACGATcctaattttaacaaatttgtcTCCATTCATGGAATAAG AACTATTTTGTCGTTTGGGATGGTTCTCGGCCACACTATGTTCATATTTTGTTCAGGATTTGTCGATAATCCTGAAGCTTTAGAACAG GCCTATCAGACCCCattttcatacataatattcaaCGGCCCAATGGTAATTCAGacttatttcattatatctGGATGTTTGTTCAGCTATACACTTGCCGTGAATCCGCATTGGCTTAAGTCGTTTTTTGTGCCTATATTATACAGGTGGTGCAG ACTAACGCCAGGACTCGCTCTGCTCCTTGGATTTATAACAACCTGGTACCGACACCTGGGCACAGGACCATTGTGGAACTTCTACGTATCGCCTGTGGTCAATGATTGTAAACAGTATTGGTGGTCACATATACTAtacttcaataattatataaaagagtACTGTAATATACAGACATG gtaTTTAGCTGCTGATTTTCAAATGTATGCAATAGCACTGATATTATTCATAGCGACACGAAATAGAGGCAGAATTTTCGCTATtttccttttgttttttattggcT GTGCGGGACCTGTACTTCACGATTGGCTCCAAGACATCAACGGAGTCTTCATAACCTATCCAGA agtATATCGTACGTTTAGTGACGATAGTTTTGCTGTGGTGTATgtatcattttataataatctgtGTTGTTTCTCAATGGGTTTAATATTGGGCCTGCTAACATTCAATgcgaataaatataaaatttacttctCAAAGCATAAG AGGATCCTCACTCCACTGTTTTGGACATTATGTCTTTtggtgttattattatttatgtctgGTTATTTTCTGTATCCTAACGGCGAGCGGCCATCTTTACACATACGGATTGCCTATTCTGCTCTTCATAGGCCGATATTGGGAGCCATCATGTTTATTGGGATTACGATGATCATATTTAAAGTGgaag ATAATTTCCGAGCATTTATTGAATGGCCAGGATGGCGCGTACCAAGTAGATTGACGTATGGTGTATTCTTggtacatatatgtattatacattacatacaagGAACAAGGACtcaattatataacatatccATTTTTAATGTG ataataatgcACCTGGGAGTTGTCTGGATGTCATACCTGTTTGCACTACCAATATACTTGATGGTGAAGAAACCTATGTCGAATATCACTAAACTCTGCCTTCTCTACGCATCTACTCGCTTTTTAgtgaataaaaagaaataa
- the LOC123715356 gene encoding uncharacterized protein LOC123715356 isoform X2, with amino-acid sequence MTDAEQTLFGVLDKELDKRGYKPRDVKVKPISSGGANYTSKLFLVDVTTPKENLKLFAKVAIIAGQLRQTMSADWLFATERLTYTKIAKFYEDLQEKYNLSGEVKLKFPKFYGCNDEYGKETVIMENLVASGYKPFNRLKSIDWQHASAAVEYLAKFHALSFALARDIPEEFKELSDLKYEIGSQQSDDEITKSVWEKIIKGAIAVVKEEHKSRVISYFQNMPKFNTYNKPIGKPVLSHGDFRVSNLLFKAEDDKVQAIAVDFQTVYAGCPATDLVYLIFLGSDEEFRAEYYEKLLDHYYNSLSKMMEWLSIDSTEVYPREEFDRDMKENLPYAILIGATILPTVVVEEDAAPELGNFDYNQFVISPNEIFAKRFRGIVNDCIRWNVI; translated from the exons ATGACAGACGCGGAGCAAACCTTATTTGGTGTTTTAGATAAAGAGTTGGACAAACGCGGCTATAAGCCACGAGATGTCAAAGTCAAACCAATTTCCTCAGGTGGAGCTAATTACACCTCAAAATTATTCCTCGTTGATGTAACTACGCCCAAAGAAAACTTGAAATTATTTGCAAAAGTTGCTATCATTGCTGGCCAGCTCAGGCAAACGATGAGTGCCGACTGGTTGTTTGCTACAGAAAGATTAACATACACAAAAATAGCCAAATTCTACGAAGACttacaagaaaaatacaatttatctgGAGAGGTGAAACTGAAATTCCCTAAGTTCTATGGATGCAATGATGAATATGGAAAAGAGACTGTAATAATGGAAAACCTTGTTGCATCCGGATATAAACCATTCAACAGATTAAAATCTATAGATTGGCAACACGCTTCCGCCGCTGTAGAATATCTCGCGAAGTTCCATGCGTTATCGTTTGCTTTAGCGAGGGACATTCCTGAAGAGTTCAAAGAATTATCAGATTTAAAGTATGAAATTGGAAGCCAGCAATCTGATGACGAAATCACTAAGTCAGTGTgggaaaaaattattaaaggagCGATCGCTGTCGTGAAAGAAGAACATAAAAGTCGAGTTATAagttatttccaaaatatgcCTAAGTTTAACACTTACAATAAACCGATTGGGAAACCGGTACTTTCACATGGAGATTTTCGGGTCAGCAACTTGCTTTTCAAGGCAGAG GACGACAAAGTACAAGCGATTGCAGTGGACTTCCAGACTGTGTACGCAGGTTGTCCGGCCACCGATCTGGTGTATCTAATCTTCCTTGGCTCCGACGAGGAGTTCAGAGCTGAATACTACGAGAAGTTACTCGACCATTACTACAACAGTCTGTCCAAGATGATGGAATGGCTTTCTATCGACTCCACTGAGGTTTATCCGAGAGAAGAGTTCGATAGAGACATGAAAGAG AATCTACCATACGCAATACTCATCGGTGCCACAATCCTTCCAACAGTGGTCGTAGAAGAAGACGCTGCACCCGAACTTGGAAACTTTGATTATAATCAATTCGTAATATCACCGAATGAAATATTTGCTAAGAGATTCCGTGGTATTGTTAATGATTGTATACGCTGGaatgtcatttaa
- the LOC123715456 gene encoding uncharacterized protein LOC123715456 isoform X2, which yields MFFKACIFALFLRANAVIYKLNDTEYDRMPSLYELDNYEKCLRSDGLYCVVKITLSASPDNQLMRMIQEYSEARIHYNHTYIDWGICVSSRCKNYDLKGDTRLSIEKCLNQSFYNEHRLEAKITVHYCNNSKERHQYDFGDWIFGFVLAFIISLNILATLYDIRLRIFNNEIGNQYLLGFSIIRNWGLLVAHHNDPNFNKFVSIHGIRTILSFGMVLGHTMFIFCSGFVDNPEALEQAYQTPFSYIIFNGPMVIQTYFIISGCLFSYTLAVNPHWLKSFFVPILYRWCRLTPGLALLLGFITTWYRHLGTGPLWNFYVSPVVNDCKQYLAADFQMYAIALILFIATRNRGRIFAIFLLFFIGCAGPVLHDWLQDINGVFITYPEVYRTFSDDSFAVVYVSFYNNLCCFSMGLILGLLTFNANKYKIYFSKHKRILTPLFWTLCLLVLLLFMSGYFLYPNGERPSLHIRIAYSALHRPILGAIMFIGITMIIFKVEDNFRAFIEWPGWRVPSRLTYGVFLVHICIIHYIQGTRTQLYNISIFNVIIMHLGVVWMSYLFALPIYLMVKKPMSNITKLCLLYASTRFLVNKKK from the exons ATGTTTTTCAAGGCGTGTATTTTCGCTTTGTTTTTGAGAGCAAATGcagttatttataagttaaatg atactGAATATGACCGCATGCCCTCCCTTTACGAGCTCGATAACTATGAGAAATGCCTAAGATCAGATGGACTATACTGTGTTGTCAAAATAACGTTGTCCGCTTCACCAGATAATCAGCTGATGCGCATGATTCAA gaatACTCAGAAGCACGTATTCATTACAACCACACTTACATAGATTGGGGTATATGCGTCTCCAGCAGatgtaaaaattatgatttaaaaggAGATACACGACTGAGCATTGAAAAATGTCTTAATCaatcattttataatgaacATAGATTAGAGGCAAAAATAACAGTTCACTATTGTAATAATTCTAAAGAAAGACATCAGTATGACTTCGGAGATTGGATTTTTGGCTTCGTTCTTGCTTTCATTATTTCGTTAAACATATTAGCTACATTATATGACATTCGTTTACGAATATTTAACAATGAAATCG GTAATCAATATTTGTTAGGATTTTCAATAATAAGGAACTGGGGGCTTTTGGTGGCGCATCACAACGATcctaattttaacaaatttgtcTCCATTCATGGAATAAG AACTATTTTGTCGTTTGGGATGGTTCTCGGCCACACTATGTTCATATTTTGTTCAGGATTTGTCGATAATCCTGAAGCTTTAGAACAG GCCTATCAGACCCCattttcatacataatattcaaCGGCCCAATGGTAATTCAGacttatttcattatatctGGATGTTTGTTCAGCTATACACTTGCCGTGAATCCGCATTGGCTTAAGTCGTTTTTTGTGCCTATATTATACAGGTGGTGCAG ACTAACGCCAGGACTCGCTCTGCTCCTTGGATTTATAACAACCTGGTACCGACACCTGGGCACAGGACCATTGTGGAACTTCTACGTATCGCCTGTGGTCAATGATTGTAAACA gtaTTTAGCTGCTGATTTTCAAATGTATGCAATAGCACTGATATTATTCATAGCGACACGAAATAGAGGCAGAATTTTCGCTATtttccttttgttttttattggcT GTGCGGGACCTGTACTTCACGATTGGCTCCAAGACATCAACGGAGTCTTCATAACCTATCCAGA agtATATCGTACGTTTAGTGACGATAGTTTTGCTGTGGTGTATgtatcattttataataatctgtGTTGTTTCTCAATGGGTTTAATATTGGGCCTGCTAACATTCAATgcgaataaatataaaatttacttctCAAAGCATAAG AGGATCCTCACTCCACTGTTTTGGACATTATGTCTTTtggtgttattattatttatgtctgGTTATTTTCTGTATCCTAACGGCGAGCGGCCATCTTTACACATACGGATTGCCTATTCTGCTCTTCATAGGCCGATATTGGGAGCCATCATGTTTATTGGGATTACGATGATCATATTTAAAGTGgaag ATAATTTCCGAGCATTTATTGAATGGCCAGGATGGCGCGTACCAAGTAGATTGACGTATGGTGTATTCTTggtacatatatgtattatacattacatacaagGAACAAGGACtcaattatataacatatccATTTTTAATGTG ataataatgcACCTGGGAGTTGTCTGGATGTCATACCTGTTTGCACTACCAATATACTTGATGGTGAAGAAACCTATGTCGAATATCACTAAACTCTGCCTTCTCTACGCATCTACTCGCTTTTTAgtgaataaaaagaaataa